A stretch of the Mustela nigripes isolate SB6536 chromosome X, MUSNIG.SB6536, whole genome shotgun sequence genome encodes the following:
- the LOC132007878 gene encoding protein BEX1, with protein sequence MASKEEQAVKNLNVENAKQENEKKDEKEQVANKGEPLALPLEAGEYCMPRVNRRRFRVRQPIQQYRWDMIQRLGEPQGRMREENMERIGEEMRQLMEKLREKQFSHSLRAVSTDPPHHDHHDEFCLMP encoded by the coding sequence ATGGCGTCCAAAGAGGAACAAGCAGTAAAAAATCTCAATGTGGAGAATGccaaacaggaaaatgaaaaaaaggatgaaaaggagCAAGTTGCTAATAAAGGAGAGCCTTTGGCCCTCCCTTTGGAAGCTGGTGAATATTGTATGCCTAGAGTAAATCGTAGGCGGTTCCGTGTTAGGCAGCCCATCCAGCAGTATAGATGGGACATGATTCAGAGGCTTGGAGAACCACAGggaagaatgagagaggagaataTGGAAAGGATTGGAGAGGAGATGAGACAGCTGATGGAAAAGCTGAGGGAAAAGCAGTTCAGTCATAGTCTGCGGGCAGTTAGCACCGACCCTCCTCACCATGACCATCATGATGAGTTTTGCCTTATGCCTTGA
- the TCEAL7 gene encoding transcription elongation factor A protein-like 7 translates to MQKPCKENEGKPKYSVPKREEERPYGEFERQQTEGNFRQRLLQSLEEFKEDIDYRHFKDEEMTREGDEMERCLEEIRGLRKKFRALHSNHRHSLDRPYPI, encoded by the coding sequence ATGCAAAAACCctgcaaagaaaatgaaggaaagccCAAGTACAGCGTgccaaagagagaggaagaacgcCCCTATGGAGAATTTGAACGCCAGCAAACAGAGGGGAATTTTAGGCAAAGGCTGCTTCAGTCCCTCGAGGAATTTAAAGAGGACATAGACTATAGGcactttaaagatgaagaaatgacgAGGGAGGGAGATGAGATGGAAAGGTGTTTGGAAGAGATAAGGGGTCTGAGAAAGAAATTTAGGGCTCTGCATTCTAACCATAGGCATTCCCTGGACCGTCCCTATCCCATTTAA